Genomic window (Bradyrhizobium sp. 186):
TCCCCTACACCCGCGTCGGCATCATCGGCGGCGTCATGCTGGCGCTGGGCCGTGCGCTCGGCGAGACCATGGCGGTGACCTTCATCATCGGCAACTCGTTCCGGATCTCATCCTCGATCTTCGCGCCGGGCACCACGATCTCGGCGGCGATCGCCAGCGAGTTCGCCGAGAGCGACGGCCTGCACCAGTCCGGCCTGATCCTGCTCGGCCTGCTGCTGTTCGTGCTGACGTTCTTCGTGCTCGCAGGCGCGCGGCTGATGCTGATGCGGCTGGAACAGAAGGCGGGGAATTAAGGCCATGAACCCGATCTATTCACGCCGCCGCCGCAAGGACTTCGTGATCCGCGGTCTCTGCATCGCCGCCGCCGCCTTCGGCGTCACCTGGCTCGCGCTGATCCTGATCACGCTGCTCTACAACGGCCTGGCCGGACTCAATTTCCAGCTCTTCACCGAGAACACGCCGCCGCCCGGATCGAACGAGGGCGGCCTGCTCAACGCCATCGTCGGCTCGCTGATCATGACCGTGCTCGGCGTCGGCATCGGCGCGCCGCTCGGCATGTTCGCCGGCACCTATCTCGCCGAATACGGCCGCAACGACAGGCTGACGTCGGTGATCCGCTTCATCAACGATATCCTGCTCAGCGCGCCCTCGATCATCATCGGCCTGTTCATCTATGGTGCGGTGGTGGTGCCGATGCGCGGCTTCTCGGCGCTCGCCGGCTGTCTCGCGCTCGCCGTGATCGTGATCCCGGTGGTGCTGCGCACGACCGAGGAC
Coding sequences:
- the pstA gene encoding phosphate ABC transporter permease PstA — encoded protein: MNPIYSRRRRKDFVIRGLCIAAAAFGVTWLALILITLLYNGLAGLNFQLFTENTPPPGSNEGGLLNAIVGSLIMTVLGVGIGAPLGMFAGTYLAEYGRNDRLTSVIRFINDILLSAPSIIIGLFIYGAVVVPMRGFSALAGCLALAVIVIPVVLRTTEDMLLLVPNALREAASALGLPRSLVIKRIAYRSARSGLITGVLLATARVAGETAPLLFTALSNQFFSLSLNKTMANLPVTINNFVQSPYAYWKQLAWSGALLITLTVLALNIGARILGAERTAK